CATCGGTGGAGTATCGGCGCCGACTGCCGGAGTCATCCTTCGCGAGCTCGTCAATCTCGAGGCCGACGGCGGCGACACCTTCTTCGGCGAACCCGAACTCGAGACCGAGGACCTGCTGCGGGTCGACGGCGACGGCGACGGCAAAGGCATTGTGACACTGTTCGAATTGGGTGCTCAGGCGTCGCGACCGGTCATGTTCTCCACATTTTTGATGTGGGTTCTCGCCGACCTGTTCCAGACGTTGCCCGAAGTGGGGGACATCGACAAGCCCAAACTGGTCTTCATCTTCGACGAGGCGCACCTACTGTTCGCCGATGCGTCCAAGGCATTTCGCGAACAGGTCGAACAAACCGTCAAGCTCATCAGATCCAAGGGTGTCGGCGTGATCTTCTGCACCCAACTACCGACGGACATTCCCAACGAGGTCCTCTCTCAGCTCGGCGCACGAATTCAGCATGCGTTGCGCGCGTTCACACCAGACGATCAGAAGGCTTTGAACAAGACTGTCCGGACCTATCCCACCACCGATGTCTACGATCTCGAGAAGGCCCTCACTTCACTCGGTACCGGCGAAGCGATTGTGACTGTGCTTTCCGAGAAAGGTGCCCCGACGCCGGTGGCGTGGACAAAGATTCGTCCACCGCGCTCACTGATGGACACCATCGGCGACGACGCGATCTCGGCCTCGGCCTCCGCCAGCACGCTGTCCTCGAAATACGGTGCGACGATCGACCGCGACTCCGCCTACGAGCGACTGCAAGCGCGGGTGTCCGATGCCCCGAACACGGACCCGGTCCTGGACATACCGCCGCTCCCGGTGGACCTACCGGACTTGCCGCGAGCGGAATCGCAAGGGCCGTCGGCCGCTGAGCGCATCATGGACAATCCGGCAGTGAAGAGCTTCCTGCGATCGGCGGCGTCCGCGGCAGGTCGCGAGATATCGCGGAGCATCTTCGGTACCGGGCGGCGGCGAAAGCGCTGACGTCCGGCATCGTTGTCGGAGGCGGCCTTCTACCCGCCGAGCTTCTTGTAGAAGCCTCCGATGATCGGAGCGGAAATTGCACGTGGGCTGTATTGGCCTGCAACGGACATGGCCTTGCTGAGGACTCCCGGCACAACGCGCATTTTGTTCGTGGCGAGCGAATCGAGCGACAACTTCGCGGTGTAGGTGCTGTCGATCCACAGGAAATCCGGAACGAGCTTGTCGACGATGGAGGCCTCGGCGGGATCGGGTGTTTCGGTGCGGACGGGCCCGGGGGCCAGGAGCGTGACGTGCACTCCGCTGTCTTTGAGTTCGAGGCGCAGGGATTCGGAGAATGTGTTGACGAAGGCCTTCGAGGCCGCATAGGTGGCGTTGTTCGGTATTGCCATGTTGCCCGCGGCCGAACCGGTCATGAGAATCCCGCCGCTGCCGCGCGCGATCATCCCGGGCAGGACGGCGAGCGTAAGATCATGCACCGCAACGGTGTTGAGTTCGACCTGATCGCGCTCGTACTGGGGGTCCAGCTGCGCGAGGGGACCGAATGTCGCTATTCCTGCGTTGTTGCACAGGATGCTGATCGGCCGTTCGGACAGCTCGGTCGACAGTGCAGCACGAGCAACACGATCCGCGAGATCGACGACGCGAACCTCGACCGTGACGCCGTGATCGGCGCGAAGCTTCGTCGCGAGCGCTTCGAGCAACTCACCCCGACGAGCGACGACGACAAGCGAGTGCCCTCGCCTCGCCAACTCGGTGGCAAGGGCCTCTCCGATTCCGGAGGAGGCGCCGGTGACGACGGCACGGGCATCAGGGGAAGGACTGGGCAGGCTCACGGTGAGACAGGCTAGCGCAGCGACGTCCTCGCCCCGTCAGATACTCATCGCAAGCCGGGTGGCCTGCTCGATCGCGCGTTTGGCGTCGAGTTCGGTGGCGAGGTCCGCGCCCCCGATGACGTGGGTCGTCGTAGCCGATGCGGCCAATTCGTCGACGAGGTCGCGGACGGACTCCTGGCCTGCGCAGACGACGATGGTGTCCACCGCGAGAGTTCGAGGCCGTTCGTGCTTCTCGCCGAAGGAAATATGTAGACCGTCGTCGTCGATACGTTCGTAGTTCACGCCCGACAATTCGTGCACGCCCTTGGCCTTCAACGCTGCGCGGTGAACCCAGCCGGTTGTCTTGCCCAGTCCGGCCCCGATCTTTCCGCTCTTACGTTGCAGCAGATACACCTCGCGAGGGGACGCGGCCGGAATCGGGGTTGTCAGCGCACCGGGCGCGGCCTCGGGTTCGGTCACGCCCCACTCCTGCTTCCACTCCTTCACATCGAGCGTCGGCGAAACGTCGGTGGTGAGGAACTCCGATATGTCGACGCCGATACCGCCTGCACCGATCACGGCCACCCTCTTACCGACGTGCATGCCCTCTTCGACAACCTCGGCGTAGGACAGGACCGACGGATGGTCGATACCCGGGATGGACGGGATTCGCGGGACTACGCCGGTGGCTACGACGACCTCGTCGTATTCGCCGGCGAGGAGCTCGGCTGCAGTGACCTTACGGCCGAGGTGTATCGCAACGTTCTGCTCGCGGAGCGAGTTGGTGAAATACCGAATGGTCTCGGCGAACTCTTCTTTGCCGGGGATGAGCGCGGCGATGCCGAACTGCCCGCCGAGTTGCGGGCGTGACTCGAAGAGACTGACTTCGTGGCCACGTCGCGCAGATTCGAGAGCCGCGGACAACCCTGCGGGCCCGGCGCCGACGACGGCGATTTTCTTCGTCTTTCGTGCGGGGAGCAACTGCAATTCGATCTCGCGCCCGGCTCGGGGATTGACCAGGCACGAGACGGTCTTGCGGGCGAACGCGTGGTCGAGGCACGCTTGGTTGCACGCGATGCACGTGTTGATGCTGTCGGGAGCGTCGGCTTCGGCCTTGCGCACCCAGAACGGGTCGGCGAGCATCGGCCTGGCCATCGAGATCAGCTCGGCGTCCCCGCGCGCAAGAATCGCTTCGGCTGTCTCCGGCATGTTGATGCGATTGGATGCGGCCACCGGGATCCCGAGGTGTTTGTCGAGTTTTCCTGTGATGTCCACGAACGCGGCGCGCGGTACCGAGGTGACAATGGTCGGCACCCGCGATTCGTGCCATCCGATATCGGTATTGATCATGTCGACTCCGACCCGCTCCAGCTCCTGCGCGAGTGCGACGATCTCGTCCCAGCTCTGCCCGCGCTCGACCAGATCGGCCATCGACAGGCGGAACACGACCATGAAGTCAGCACCCACTGCGGCGCGTATCTTCTTTGCTATCTCCACCGCTATCCGTCGGCGATTCTCCGGGCTGCCACCCCATTCGTCGCGGCGACGATTGGTTCGCTCGGAGAGGAACTGATTGATGAAATAGCCTTCGCCGCCCATGATTTCGACACCGTCGTACCCCGCAGACTGTGCCAGTCTCGCGCAGCGTACGTAGTTGCGGATCTGCCATCGAACCCCACGAGAGGTCAGTCTTCTCGGTCGAAATGGGTTGATGGGAGCCTTGATCGACGACGCCGATACGGAGAAGGGCTGGTAAGAATAGCGGCCGGCGTGCAGGATCTGCAGGGCGATCTTCCCACCCTCACCATGCACTGCGTCGGTGATGCGTCGGTGCCGTCGGGCCTCGATCCGGTTGGTGAGTTTCGCCCCGAACGGCAACAACCAGCCGGTTCGGTTCGGTGCATATCCACCGGTGATGATCAGTGCGACGCCACCTCTGGCGCGCTCGGCGAAATACTCGGCGAGCCGGGCGGTGTCGCGGCCGCGGTCCTCGAGTCCGGTATGCATCGATCCCATGATGACGCGATTCCTCAGCGTCGTCGTGCCGACCTTCAATGGAGACAACAGGATTGGGTATCGTCCGGTTGTGTTCATAGCTTCTCCAATATTTCTTCGCACCATTCGGCAAAGCCCTCCTCGACTCGAATTCCACCGCGGAGCACCAGATATTGGTGCAGGGCCGCTCCGACAAGACTTGCAGGAGCCGGGAAATCACGTTTTTCGATCAATCGATACAACTGCAGGCGCTCGACGTGCACGTCGCGATGGCGTCGAACTTCCACCTTCAGTGCGCCGATGTCACCGAGGGCGGCGCCGCGGATCTTCACTGCCAGCTCGTCTCGGAGAACTGCGGGATCGGTCGGCTCGGCGATCCACCTGTCGAGTTCCGCCTTACCTTCGGCACTGACGGAATAGACCTTCTTGTCCGGTCGTCCGTCCTGGGCCACCGCGGTGCCGACCACCCAACCCGCGCCGTCCATTCGCGTCAGTACTCGGTAGATCTGCTGATGGGTGGCACTCCAGAAGAAGCCGATCGATTTGTCGAATCGGCGCGCGAGTTCGTACCCCGACCCCGACAGTTCGGTGAGCGATACCAGGAGTGCGTGTTCGAGTGCCACGCAGCAAAGTATGTATGCAACGAAGTGCTTATGCAACTAGGTGCATAGCCGAGCGTTATCGTTCGGAAGTCGTACGCGGACTCGATACCCGAGTGGGACGCCCGACGCGGCACCCTCGCCTAGGCTTCCGCTATGAGTGCACAGGCGAATGCGGCCGTCGTCGGCGTCGCGACGACCCGAAAGCAGGTATTCGCCTGGGGGATATGGGATTGGGGATCGGCCGCGTTCAATGCCGTGATTCTGACCTTCGTGTTCTCGGTCTATCTCACCGACGCGGTCGGCGATGACTTGCCGGGTTCCATTTCGGCGACCTCGTGGTTCAGTTGGTCGATCGGCCTGGCTGGGGTCTTCATTGCGGTCCTGGCCCCGATCTCCGGGCAGCGGTTCGACGCCCGAGGACGAAGAAAGCGGTCCCTCGGAATTCTGACCGGTCTGACCGTCCTCAGTATGGTGGGCCTGTTCTTCGTGAAGGACGACTACCACTATCTGTGGCTCGGTTTGGTACTGCTGGCTTTCGGTTCGATTCTCTTCGAACTGGCCAGCGTTCCTTACAATTCGATGCTTCGCCAGGTCTCGACGCCGCAGAACATCGGCCGGGTCTCCGGATTCGGTTGGTCCATGGGTTATTTCGGCGGCATCGTGCTGCTGCTGATCTGCTACTTCGGTTTCATCACCGGCGATGGAGACACTCGCGGCCTCCTCGGTCTGACGACCGATGGCGGGCTGAACATCCGTTTCGTTGCCCTTCTTGCAGCCGCATGGTTCGCCGTATCGGCCATTCCGGTTTTCCTGGCGGTGCCGGAACTACCGCCCACCGGTGCCGATCCGGACGCCGCCAAAGCAGGAATTGCCGAGTCTTACAAGGTGCTGTTTCGGGATCTCCGTGAACTGTGGTCCGTGGATCGGCGCAGTGTCTATTTTCTTGCCGCAAGTGCGTTGTTCCGTGACGGTCTGGCCGGGGTCTTCACCTTCGGTGCAGTTCTCGCAGTGAGCGTATACGGCATCGGAACGGCAGACGTGTTGTTGTTCGGCGTCGCGGCCAACGTGGTCGCCGGACTCGGGGCGATCAGTGCCGGACGGTTCGACGACAGGGTGGGCCCGAAAACGGTCATCGTCGTCTCGCTCGCGTCGATGATCTTCGCGGGCGTCGTGCTGCTCTTCGTATCCGGCCCACTGATGTTCTGGGTTTTCGGTCTCGTCCTGTGCCTGTTCGTCGGACCCGCGCAGTCCTCCTCCCGCACATACTTGGCGCGACTGGCCCCGCCAGGGCGTGAAGGACAATTCTTCGGCCTTTACGCGACGACGGGCCGAGCAGTGTCGTTCCTCGCGCCGACCTTGTTCGGACTCTTCGTATGGCTATTCGACTCGGACCGTGCGGGGATCGGTGGTCTGCTCGTTGTTCTCGCGCTCGGCCTCGGTGCGCTACTGGCAGTGAAGGCGCCGGACAGGATCTAACTCGCGGCGATGCGTGTACGGATCTCGTCTGCGAGCCGCTCGGGAGCTTCCTCTGGTATCCAGTGCGAGATGCCGTCCAGTTCGACGAAGGTGTAATCGGCGTCGACGAACTCTGCGCAACGTTCCGCTGCGGCGCGGCCGATCGCAGAATCGTGATTGCTCCACACATATGTGGTGGGGACCTGGACGGATTCGAGACGACCGAAGTCGCTCGTCATCGCGCGATACCAATTGAGGGCTGCAGTCAGAGCGCCGGGTCCGCTGAGATGCTCGACATAGCTGTCGACAGCACAGCTGCTGCCGAACATGGCACGCAATCGAGCGGCGTCGTGCTCCAGGAGTACTTGTTCCGCTTTTCCCTCGATGCGAAGCAATTGCATATAACTCGAGCGAGCCTTCTGATCCTGGTCCTCGCGCAGAGCCCAACCGAACGCGGCTGTGTGCGGTACCGAGACAGCAGTGAGAGAACGTACGCGCTCGGGATGTCGGGCGGCCAGCTGCCAAGCCACGGCCGCACCCCAGTCGTGGCCGACGATGTGAGCCGACTCGAGATCGAACGCGTCGAGCAACCCGAGAACATCGGTCACAAGCTTGTCCGAGGTATATTCCGCGACCCCCGACGGCCTCGCGCCGGGGGAGTACCCGCGCTGGTCGGGGGCGAGTGTGCGCATACCGGCGGTGTGCAGGCGAGGCGCTACCGCTCTCCAAGAGAGCGAGGTCTGCGGAAACCCATGCAGCAGGACGACCGGTGTTCCATCGTCGGGACCTTCGGCCCTCACGTCGAACACGAGGTCTTCGATCGTAATGGTGTCCATGGTCATCGGTTTCCTTCCACTCGGTGTCGCGGATTCCACGATCCCATGCCGAGCACGATCAGCCGGACTTGCTGCTCGGTGCGGCGCACCAGATCTTGTTCCTTCGGGCTGCCGGGGCGGTCGATCTCCAACAGGCCTACGGTCGCGGTCAACATCGTGGAGACGATAAGGTCCGCGGCCATCTCCAAGTCTGCAACATCCCAGGTCGAAAGACCTGGCATGCGGGCGAGATCGACGGTCAGCTCGCCGACGAACATCCGCAGTTCGGTCGCGAATGCTTGTCGTACTGCGGTGACGCCGCCGTATCGTTCGCGCGAGAGAAATCGGAACTGCTCCTCGTGGCTGCGCATCTGCCGAACCAGGATCGCAAACGACTCGGCCGCATTCTTGACGCTCGGATCCTTCCGCGCGTCGCGCAACATCTGTCGCAGCATTCGCATCGAATCCTCTACCAGGGCGACACCCAAATCGTCCATCGATGCGAAGTGGCGATAGAACGCAGTAGGAACGATCCCCGCCGATCGAGCAACCTCGCGCAGACTCACGCTGGCGAAGGAGCGATCTCTCAGCAGTTCGAGAGTGCCGTCCATGAGCGCCCGCCTGGTGCGTTCCTTGCGTTCGGCTCGGGTGCCCGGTTCTGTCACGGGTTCGAGTTTATGGCTGTCCACTGAGCGAGTACTCCCGGTCCTGACCTCGACTATCCAGATGTCTGTGACGCACATCATATTTTGGTTAGTGATGTTCGTGCCGTCACATTGACGTTGACAGCTCGGGGTGTCGATCTGCCACACTGATTCTAGTGCACAGCCGTACACCGAAATGGTTTTGCCGTTTCGACCGCTACCGGGAGGCGAGATGACACTTCACCAGAAGTCGCGAAGACCGCGACTGCCGAGCACCTTCTCTCTGTTGTCCCTGTTCGAGGCGATGGCGACCCCGCACGCGCTCGATCGCTATCTCGAACTGGTCGACCCGATGACCACGGTCCGCGATCTTCGAGCCGAAATCACCGCGGTACATCGC
This region of Rhodococcus sp. PAMC28707 genomic DNA includes:
- a CDS encoding TetR family transcriptional regulator, which produces MTEPGTRAERKERTRRALMDGTLELLRDRSFASVSLREVARSAGIVPTAFYRHFASMDDLGVALVEDSMRMLRQMLRDARKDPSVKNAAESFAILVRQMRSHEEQFRFLSRERYGGVTAVRQAFATELRMFVGELTVDLARMPGLSTWDVADLEMAADLIVSTMLTATVGLLEIDRPGSPKEQDLVRRTEQQVRLIVLGMGSWNPRHRVEGNR
- a CDS encoding helicase HerA-like domain-containing protein, translated to MTVDPNSAGGGVPSTPAEKAKAAKAVALEAARIAREAAAAADAAEKEAIDAEAAAGATGTSPTVSVTSSIAAGYASNGAVLELGSVMLDGVSDPSARIAIPLATLNRHGLVAGATGTGKTKTLQGIAEQLSAAGVPVVMADVKGDLSGLSVPGADNEKIRSRSVDCGESGWVPTGYPVEFLSLGTGGIGVPVRATITAFGPILLSKVLELNKTQESTLGLIFHWADKQGLALLDLKDLRSVITHLTSDEGKADLKGIGGVSAPTAGVILRELVNLEADGGDTFFGEPELETEDLLRVDGDGDGKGIVTLFELGAQASRPVMFSTFLMWVLADLFQTLPEVGDIDKPKLVFIFDEAHLLFADASKAFREQVEQTVKLIRSKGVGVIFCTQLPTDIPNEVLSQLGARIQHALRAFTPDDQKALNKTVRTYPTTDVYDLEKALTSLGTGEAIVTVLSEKGAPTPVAWTKIRPPRSLMDTIGDDAISASASASTLSSKYGATIDRDSAYERLQARVSDAPNTDPVLDIPPLPVDLPDLPRAESQGPSAAERIMDNPAVKSFLRSAASAAGREISRSIFGTGRRRKR
- a CDS encoding alpha/beta hydrolase, producing the protein MTMDTITIEDLVFDVRAEGPDDGTPVVLLHGFPQTSLSWRAVAPRLHTAGMRTLAPDQRGYSPGARPSGVAEYTSDKLVTDVLGLLDAFDLESAHIVGHDWGAAVAWQLAARHPERVRSLTAVSVPHTAAFGWALREDQDQKARSSYMQLLRIEGKAEQVLLEHDAARLRAMFGSSCAVDSYVEHLSGPGALTAALNWYRAMTSDFGRLESVQVPTTYVWSNHDSAIGRAAAERCAEFVDADYTFVELDGISHWIPEEAPERLADEIRTRIAAS
- a CDS encoding NADPH-dependent 2,4-dienoyl-CoA reductase, translated to MNTTGRYPILLSPLKVGTTTLRNRVIMGSMHTGLEDRGRDTARLAEYFAERARGGVALIITGGYAPNRTGWLLPFGAKLTNRIEARRHRRITDAVHGEGGKIALQILHAGRYSYQPFSVSASSIKAPINPFRPRRLTSRGVRWQIRNYVRCARLAQSAGYDGVEIMGGEGYFINQFLSERTNRRRDEWGGSPENRRRIAVEIAKKIRAAVGADFMVVFRLSMADLVERGQSWDEIVALAQELERVGVDMINTDIGWHESRVPTIVTSVPRAAFVDITGKLDKHLGIPVAASNRINMPETAEAILARGDAELISMARPMLADPFWVRKAEADAPDSINTCIACNQACLDHAFARKTVSCLVNPRAGREIELQLLPARKTKKIAVVGAGPAGLSAALESARRGHEVSLFESRPQLGGQFGIAALIPGKEEFAETIRYFTNSLREQNVAIHLGRKVTAAELLAGEYDEVVVATGVVPRIPSIPGIDHPSVLSYAEVVEEGMHVGKRVAVIGAGGIGVDISEFLTTDVSPTLDVKEWKQEWGVTEPEAAPGALTTPIPAASPREVYLLQRKSGKIGAGLGKTTGWVHRAALKAKGVHELSGVNYERIDDDGLHISFGEKHERPRTLAVDTIVVCAGQESVRDLVDELAASATTTHVIGGADLATELDAKRAIEQATRLAMSI
- a CDS encoding PadR family transcriptional regulator; translation: MALEHALLVSLTELSGSGYELARRFDKSIGFFWSATHQQIYRVLTRMDGAGWVVGTAVAQDGRPDKKVYSVSAEGKAELDRWIAEPTDPAVLRDELAVKIRGAALGDIGALKVEVRRHRDVHVERLQLYRLIEKRDFPAPASLVGAALHQYLVLRGGIRVEEGFAEWCEEILEKL
- the cmrA gene encoding mycolate reductase (Catalyzes the final step in mycolic acid biosynthesis.); amino-acid sequence: MSLPSPSPDARAVVTGASSGIGEALATELARRGHSLVVVARRGELLEALATKLRADHGVTVEVRVVDLADRVARAALSTELSERPISILCNNAGIATFGPLAQLDPQYERDQVELNTVAVHDLTLAVLPGMIARGSGGILMTGSAAGNMAIPNNATYAASKAFVNTFSESLRLELKDSGVHVTLLAPGPVRTETPDPAEASIVDKLVPDFLWIDSTYTAKLSLDSLATNKMRVVPGVLSKAMSVAGQYSPRAISAPIIGGFYKKLGG
- a CDS encoding MFS transporter yields the protein MSAQANAAVVGVATTRKQVFAWGIWDWGSAAFNAVILTFVFSVYLTDAVGDDLPGSISATSWFSWSIGLAGVFIAVLAPISGQRFDARGRRKRSLGILTGLTVLSMVGLFFVKDDYHYLWLGLVLLAFGSILFELASVPYNSMLRQVSTPQNIGRVSGFGWSMGYFGGIVLLLICYFGFITGDGDTRGLLGLTTDGGLNIRFVALLAAAWFAVSAIPVFLAVPELPPTGADPDAAKAGIAESYKVLFRDLRELWSVDRRSVYFLAASALFRDGLAGVFTFGAVLAVSVYGIGTADVLLFGVAANVVAGLGAISAGRFDDRVGPKTVIVVSLASMIFAGVVLLFVSGPLMFWVFGLVLCLFVGPAQSSSRTYLARLAPPGREGQFFGLYATTGRAVSFLAPTLFGLFVWLFDSDRAGIGGLLVVLALGLGALLAVKAPDRI